TCGCTCCTGTCTGGTCCCTGCTCGACGAGGCTCCACTCCTCCTCACGCCCCACCAGCTCACTCCGCCGCCCATCGACCTGCTCTACATCACCGAAATCGACATCGTCGACCAGGGTCTCTTCAACGGCGGTTTCACCGCCTGGAGGCGCGGCCCCGAGTCAGCCCGGATACTCGAATGGATGCATTCACGTTTCCCTGTTTATGGATTTTGCGATCGCCAGCATGGCATGTTCGTTGACCAAAAAATGCTCCCGCTTGTCGCCGAGTATTTCCCCACCTCGGTAAAAATCCTCCGCGATCCCTGCCTCAATATTGCTTTCTGGAACGCCCACGAGCGCGCCGTCCGCCCGGCAGGTGACGGACGCTGGGAGATCGATGGTCGTCCCGTCGTGTTTTTCCACCTCAGCGGCTACCGCACCTCAAAACCCGGCATCATCTGCACTTACATGGCAGCGTCCGACAACGACGCCTTGATCGCCCGCTGCCCGTGGCTAAGCGGCGTGCTCGCACGCTATCACGCAGGTGTCATCCGCCACGAATCCGGCCACCCGGGAATCCGGTATCCTTATTCCCATTACGAGGGCACCCGGCTCACGTCTGATTTCCGCCGCCTGCTCTTCGAAACGGGCGAACTCGACCGCCGTTCCTTCGCCTACTGGCGCATTCGCATTCGTGAATTCCTCCGGCCGATCAAACATTTCTTCACGCGTAATTTCGCCGCACTCCTTAATCGTGTCCGCTCACGCTGAGTCCATTTCAGAATCGCGCGGCGTCATTATCTGGACGTCGTTGCTACCCGACCCGCCCGAACCGGACCTCGTCGAGCGTTTCGGCGTGTTCCCGCTGGAGTTCCATCACAGCGCCCTTCACGCCGGTTTCGATCTGGTGCGTGGCGACACCCTCCCGCTCCTCCGCGCCGCCCTGCGCGCCGCCCGCGCCCAGGGCCGCAAGGTCATGATCTTCGTTTACAGCCTGCGTCCCTACGACGTGCTCGCCCTCGCTCTCTACGCGCACACCGTCCCCATCGTCATCTACTACCAGAACATCGCGCCGGCCCTCCTCCCTTGGCGCAAACGCCTCTTCGTCACCTACGCTCTGCGCCGCGCCCGTCTTGTTCTTGTTCAGGATACGCGCCGTCTCGCCAGTTTCAGCCGAGAGCAAGGCGCACACCGCACGCGTTTTTTCCCGTGGATCGTCGATGACGTTTTTTTCAAACCGGTCCCCGGCATCAAACACACCAAGACTTTGTTTGTCCCCGGTGATCGCGGGCGTCTCGATGACCTCGTCATCGAAATCGCCCGCCGCACCGGTCGTCATATCGTCCGCGTCTCGCGTTATTATCCGCCTCGCGAACTGGCTGCCTATCAAGCCTGCGAACTCATCGACCTTCGCTATTATGTGCGCTGGGAAACTCTTCTCCACCTCTATCAGGAAACCGCGATGGTGCTCAACGTCACCGACGACGCTGAAACCTCTGCCGGCATGACTTCGTTCCTCGAAGGTCTGGCCATGAACGCCCTCGTCCTCACCCCGGCCGGTCACAGCAGCGCCGGTTACGAATTCGCCGACGGCTTCAAGCCTTACATCACCATCGCCCAACCGCGCAGTGTGGATGCTTGGGTCGAGGCCATCGAAGCCGCCGACCGTCATCCGCGCGACTGGCCCGCCGGCCGCACCCCGCGCGATTTATTTCTTCAACTCTCCGGCATGGCCGCCTCCTCGCAGCGCTGGCGCGAACTGTTCGCCGAAGTCACCGCCTAACTCCCGCCGCTCCGCATGACCGCCCCGCTTTCCCTCTTTTACGCCGAACCCGATCCCGACCGCTGGCTGCCCGGAGACCGGTTTCCTCGTCGCTGGATTCGTCGCCTCGCCCGCGGCCCTCGTCGCCCCGGCGGACAAGAGCGCGTGTTTATCAACCTTTGTGCCGGCCTCGACCGTCTCGGCGTTCCCTACACGGTCAACCGCTACCGTCACGCCTTGCGCAATCCCGATATGCCCATCGGTATCATTGGAAAGTCCCACGTTCTCGACCTCCAACCGTGGCACAATCCCATCCTATTCGGTGCGTCGATCATGTCCCATCCGTTGGAAGATCCGAAGCTACTCGAACGCCTTCCCAACATCCGCCGTGTCCTCGTCCCCGGCGAATGGATGCGCGCCATGTGTGCACCTTATTGGGGGGATCGCGTTCAATCTTGGCCCGTCGGTATCGACACGCAGGCGTGGGCACCACCGGCAACTGCAGATCGCGACGTCGACGTGCTCGTATACGACAAGGTCCGCTGGGAACACGACCACTACCAGCGTGAGTTGATCGACCCCATTCTAACCAAACTCCGCTCCCGCGGCCTGCGTGTCGCCACGATTCGTTATGGTTACTACAAAGAGGAGGATTTCGCCGCCTTGCTGCGCCGCACGCGCTCAATGATTTTCCTCTGCGAACA
This portion of the Rariglobus hedericola genome encodes:
- a CDS encoding glycosyltransferase, whose product is MTAPLSLFYAEPDPDRWLPGDRFPRRWIRRLARGPRRPGGQERVFINLCAGLDRLGVPYTVNRYRHALRNPDMPIGIIGKSHVLDLQPWHNPILFGASIMSHPLEDPKLLERLPNIRRVLVPGEWMRAMCAPYWGDRVQSWPVGIDTQAWAPPATADRDVDVLVYDKVRWEHDHYQRELIDPILTKLRSRGLRVATIRYGYYKEEDFAALLRRTRSMIFLCEHETQGIAYQQTLACGIPIFAWDRGGYWQDPQYYPDRIRFGPVSSVPYWDERCGLTFSDATAFTATFDAFWDNVSAQRYRPRDYILENLTLEKCAQLYLDQWHTTFGSVA